The following proteins are encoded in a genomic region of Clarias gariepinus isolate MV-2021 ecotype Netherlands chromosome 12, CGAR_prim_01v2, whole genome shotgun sequence:
- the slc26a5 gene encoding prestin, translated as MDHESDDAETSFALVYRLERPVFNEEHIHTQLHKKERTHKPVRQRVAEHCRCSPKKAKSAIFSFLPILSWLPSYPVKDYLFGDVVSGLSTGVMQLPQGLAYAMLAAVPPVYGLYSSFFPVLLYTFFGTSRHISIGTFAVISLMIGSVAVREAPDSMFPLNGTNGTGLIDVAARDARRVQVAATVTALMGLFQLMLGLLRFGFVAIYLTEPLVRGFTTAASVHVFVSQLKYLFGVKTQRYSGPLSVIHSFMAVCKEITSTNISALVVGLVCIVFLYGVKDINERFKKKLPIPIPGEIIVVIVSTGVSYGMSLSERYQTDIVGEIPRGLQAPCVQDFSLFPNLIADAVALAVVGFSIGISLAKIFALKYGYSVDGNQELIALGLCNFVGSFFHTFAVTSSMSRSLVQESTGGKTQIAGLLASLLVLLVILAIGFVFQPLPQTVLAAIIMVNLLGMFKQFRDIPALWRTSKIELAIWVVAFVAAVLLGLDYGLLVAVTFAILTVIYRTQSPKSVILGQISNTGLYYDTEEYEEATECSGIKIFHSNSSIYFANSDQYVSALKEKTGVNPAQILAERKSQQKREKKNREKKDSRHGSEQKKTAVVKQDVEGVSHEVIDEVQTHVGSQVNGQIGETESGSEDDRFLQPLCPVHSIILDFCSVNFMDSVGAKAIKSVIKEFGAINVKVVLAGCSRSLLSDLRTLQFFSGPVTLDIIFPTVHDAVLHCQHTGAPSSSLASL; from the exons ATGGACCATGAAAGCGACGATGCTGAGACCTCCTTCGCGCTGGTGTACCGACTCGAGAGACCTGTGTTCAACGAGGAGCACATCCACACCCAGCTGCATAAGAAAGAACGGACGCACAAGCCTGTTCGACAGAGAGTAGCCGAGCACTGCCG CTGTTCACCTAAAAAAGCCAAATCTGCCATCTTCAGCTTCCTCCCCATCCTGTCATGGCTGCCGTCCTATCCGGTGAAGGACTATCTGTTTGGGGACGTGGTCTCGGGTCTCAGCACGGGAGTCATGCAGCTGCCCCAAG GTCTTGCGTACGCGATGCTTGCTGCGGTTCCTCCAGTCTACGGCCTGTATTCATCATTCTTTCCTGTTCTTCTCTACACCTTCTTCGGCACGTCCAGACACATCTCCATAG GCACGTTCGCGGTGATCAGCCTGATGATCGGCAGCGTGGCGGTGAGAGAGGCGCCGGACTCCATGTTTCCTCTGAACGGGACAAACGGGACGGGGCTGATCGACGTGGCCGCTCGAGACGCCAGGAGAGTGCAGGTGGCGGCGACCGTCACCGCGCTCATGGGACTGTTCCAG CTGATGCTGGGCCTGCTGAGGTTCGGTTTCGTGGCGATCTACCTGACCGAGCCGCTGGTGCGAGGCTTCACCACCGCCGCTTCGGTGCACGTGTTCGTCTCTCAGCTGAAATACCTTTTCGGGGTTAAAACCCAGCGCTACAGTGGGCCGTTATCTGTGATCCAC AGTTTCATGGCGGTGTGTAAAGAGATCACCAGCACTAACATCAGCGCGCTCGTCGTGGGACTGGTGTGTATCGTCTTCCTCTACGGTGTGAAGGACATCAACGAGCGGTTTAAAAAGAAGCTGCCCATCCCCATTCCCGGAGAGATCATCGTG GTGATCGTCTCGACGGGGGTTTCCTACGGCATGTCTCTTTCTGAGAGGTACCAGACGGACATCGTAGGAGAGATCCCGAGAGG GCTCCAAGCGCCATGCGTGCAAGACTTCAGTCTCTTCCCCAACCTGATCGCGGATGCCGTCGCTCTGGCCGTGGTCGGGTTCTCCATCGGGATCTCCCTGGCCAAGATATTCGCTCTGAAATACGGATACAGCGTGGATGGAAACCAG GAGCTGATTGCGCTCGGGTTGTGTAACTTCGTCGGCTCCTTTTTCCACACCTTCGCCGTCACCAGCTCGATGTCTCGCAGTTTGGTGCAGGAGAGCACGGGTGGAAAGactcag attgcAGGATTGCTGGCCTCCTTACTCGTCCTTTTGGTGATTTTGGCAATCGGGTTTGTGTTCCAGCCTTTACCACAG ACGGTGTTAGCTGCCATCATCATGGTCAACCTGCTCGGCATGTTCAAACAGTTCCGAGACATCCCCGCTTTATGGAGAACCAGCAAGATCGAACTG GCGATTTGGGTGGTGGCCTTCGTGGCGGCCGTCCTCCTGGGGTTAGATTACGGACTCCTGGTGGCTGTTACATTCGCGATACTGACCGTCATCTACAGGACACAGAG CCCTAAGAGTGTTATTCTCGGGCAGATCTCCAACACTGGACTTTACTACGACACTGAGGAATATGAAGAG gctACAGAATGTTCAGGGATTAAGATTTTTCACTCCAATTCTTCAATCTACTTTGCGAACAGCGACCAGTACGTGAGCGCTCTCAAAGAAAAA ACGGGAGTAAATCCTGCACAGATTCTGGCCGAGAGAAAATCCCAGCAGAAGCGCGAGAAGAAGAACAGAGAGAAGAAAGACTCGCGGCACGGCTCTGAGCAGAAGAAGACCGCGGTGGTTAAACAG GATGTGGAAGGCGTGAGTCATGAAGTGATAGACGAAGTCCAGACGCACGTTGGCTCGCAGGTTAACGGGCAGATCGGTGAGACGGAGTCGGGCTCTGAGGACGATCGCTTCCTCCAGCCGCTGTGTCCCGTCCACTCCATCATCCTCGACTTCTGTTCCGTCAACTTCATGGACTCTGTAGGAGCCAAAGCTATCAAATCT GTCATTAAGGAGTTTGGAGCCATTAATGTGAAAGTCGTGCTCGCCGGATGCAGCC GAAGTCTCCTCTCCGATCTCAGGACTCTGCAGTTCTTCAGCGGCCCCGTGACCCTGGACATCATCTTTCCCACCGTCCACGATGCCGTACTGCACTGCCAGCACACGGGGGCGCCCTCCTCCAGCCTCGCCAGCCTGTGA